AGGATGATTAATAAATTCAGCACCGTATCAGAATCAATTCCCCGTAAATCAAAGGAAGTCTTCTTTGGACTTTTTCTATGGCTTCTCTTACCCATTTTGAAGCTTTGTTTTTGATTGCCACAAGTTCTGTCCAACCGCTCCAAACATCCACCATATTTAATGTTTGAGCAAAATCTCCCCGGCTATTTCCTCCCTCATGGGCAACCAGATCAATCTCCATGAACCCAGGGCAATTTTCATCCCACTCTGCCCAAGTGCGTATAGCTATTTGTTGCTTTAATAGCGTTCCAGGCTTTGTACCTTTTCGTCCTTTTATCTCAAGCTTTTTACGCTCATGCTTCAAAAGTCGGTCAATACTTGAGGCACTTATATGGCGCAAGTTTTCTATAGCCTGTGGAGAACCGTGGAGATGTCCGTTTGCTAAGAGATTATCTAAAACTTCATTTAAAATTGGCTTTAAACGTTTGCCACACATGTAGTTTTCAATTTCCCAGACCTTTTTTAGAAGTTTTAGTTCCTCTTCGCCGAATTTTTTTTCTGCCAGGTCTTTTTGCCCTTCTTGGCTATGTCGGCTTTAAGGTAATTTTTCTTGCCTACATAGATGGTTTTTCCGTGCTGCCTCAAGAGCCTGGCGGCATAGTTTCGATTTTTTAGGCCTGTTATCCTCACAAAATAATCCAGTATCTCCTTTTTCTCCTTTTTGCTGGCTTTTTGATACTCTTTCGCCGTTTCCCTGTAAATAGGTCTCCTTTCAAACATCGCTAATTCCACCTTTTACCTCCAGTTCTTTGAACTGGATTATTTTACACAAATTTAAAGTACTTTTTTATTTTGAAGCAACGTTCCCTTTTCGAGTACTTTTATTATGAAGCAATTCGCTTCCTTGACAATTGGTTTGAATAGCTCTAAAATATTTTTCGTCTCAATCATATCTGGCCTCCTGTGATAGTTTTATTTATATTATCACAGGAGGTTATCTTTTTCCTACCAGACACAATTAAGTATACACTGCCGCGGAGTTGTAGTGGTAGAGGATACAATTATTTATAATGAGCCAAATATAAATTCAAAAGTGATCCGTTCTTTGAATATAACTGAGATAGTTTTGATCGAGAGTAATGTAATGGTCACAAACGCAGAGGGGACAAAAGAAAAATGGTTATTTATTAAAACTTTAGGAGGAAAAAAGGGCTGGATACAGAGGAACACAATAGCAAAGCCGACAGACTTTAAACAGGTTAAGAAGTTTGGAGATTACTATATTGAGGGATGGAGTGGGGATTATGATTTTGCGTATCGCTTTTATAGAAATGGAACGTATAAAATGAAAGTATTCGATGACATAAAAGAAAAGACGATTTATAAGATAGGTAGACTCTATAGATGCAAAAATATAGTTGCAACAGAAGGTGGTGCTCTTTTTTATTTTGACGAAGAAGGTAATTTATTTACTGATGTTTTGTTTATAGATGATAAAACTGGCGAACCCTTCAGGGCTATTACCAACAAATCCGAGTTTCCCAAATGGGCACAATCGGATAAAGCGCCTGTACTTGAAACATACTACATTCTCACAGGAGACAATGTAAACGTGCGTTCCGAAGCTTCTACAAACTCGGCTGTATTGCTAAAGCTAAAGAAGGGCGCAAGGGTAAAGCTACTCGAACGGTCGGATGTTACTTTTACGATTGGAGAC
This sequence is a window from Thermospira aquatica. Protein-coding genes within it:
- a CDS encoding SH3 domain-containing protein, translating into MVEDTIIYNEPNINSKVIRSLNITEIVLIESNVMVTNAEGTKEKWLFIKTLGGKKGWIQRNTIAKPTDFKQVKKFGDYYIEGWSGDYDFAYRFYRNGTYKMKVFDDIKEKTIYKIGRLYRCKNIVATEGGALFYFDEEGNLFTDVLFIDDKTGEPFRAITNKSEFPKWAQSDKAPVLETYYILTGDNVNVRSEASTNSAVLLKLKKGARVKLLERSDVTFTIGDRTGNWVYIDTGVKDKKGNTIKGWVVDIYLKEE